DNA sequence from the Tachysurus fulvidraco isolate hzauxx_2018 chromosome 1, HZAU_PFXX_2.0, whole genome shotgun sequence genome:
gacaaaacagtgcaagacaaaacagtgcaagacaaaacagtgcaagacaaaacagtgcaagacaaaaacagtgcaagacatgagacagtgcaaacagacaatacaacacACTTCCTATGGGGGAAATTCTTACTTACAATAATTCCTATAGCACATGAAGACAGCAGAACTACTTTgcagagcattttatttattttacttcagttctaacagtttattttagtattatcaGTCTTAGTCTTACTGCGTTTATGTAAGTTGTTCTTAATGCAAATTCATAATgttaaagtaatataaatacagGTTACCCTACAACCTCTATTTCCTCTTCCTGTGTCCTTTTTTATCCCATGTGGCACCATCAACCACGTAACAGTTCAAGTTACAgtcacattttccccattcacatgttttatttgatttataattAGTTGTAAACTTTTGTaaacaaaatatgtattttactaaattaatttgttgatttatatctattttacaTCAGAATATCATTCATCCACCAGAACTGTGTGACTCTGATACGTGACTGTGGGAAACTATTAACATGTATTTAACTTTAATGTTTGCCACGAATGAcctgtatttctttattgtgaccttaaatgttttttgtaatacataaattattatatatatattttttctgacaaaaacaagtgtttttctgtaaaaatatgtaaaaacttgcttctatatttaaaaataatgtatacaattaaataaagtcaGTCATGTTAAATGCACAGAATATAGTGATATATTGTATTTGCTCTTTATTTTCACCACAATACAGAGAGTTTACAGGTTATTGGTCCAGAAGAGCCTCTGGTTGCTGTAGCTGGTGAAGCTctggttctgccctgttttaCCAAACCCAACACCAGTGCTGTGGACATGACAGTGAAGTGGTTCAAACTCGATGTAAAGGACTCATTAGTGCATCTCTATAGGGATCATGAAGACAGAAATGAAGGTCAGGCTCAGTCCTATAGAGGAAGAACATCACTGTATAAAGAGGAGCTACAGAAAGGCAACACTTCACTCAAACTGTCAGATCTCAGAGTCTCTGATGAAGGAGAATATGAGTGAATGAAGGAGAATATGAGTGTCTTGTTCAGGACAAATCCTTGTACGATGACATCACTGTGAAGGTCATTGTAGAGGGTAAGATCAATTTCTGTGATGAAGGTTTcacaaaatttcagaaaaactACATTTTGCCTTGGTTTTAGTATTTAGTGTTGAACCTCAGTTGGGAAGATTTCATTactgatgttttattattattggtgttttcttttctagttgatgtttattactgtctgtttgtatcattaaaatctaataatattatttttctttattgtctgtAGCTCAGGGAAGCCACCCAGTGATAATGATGGAGAGTTATGATAACTCAGGAGGGATTAATCTAGTGTGTGAGTCCAGAGGCTGGAAACCTGAACCTGTTGTTCTGTGGCTGGACAGAGAAGGAGTCACTCTGACTGCtgaagatacacagatacacagagacactgagggCTTCAATGTGAAAAGCCGCATCTCTGTTTATGATTATAgcgactctaacaggttttactGCAGACTTCAGCAACAACATCACATGATGGAGACAGAGATTATCATCAATAGTAAGTGTctgtgaatataaaacttttatacTTAAGTTAGATTGTTACATTCTACTGTAATCATTACAGATTAAggtaataaataatgacatgAGCTTGGTGAACACCATTTACGCATCTGAACttacatgttatttttattttagctattaACAATAACTGcaacactgttgtgtgtaataatacacCTTGTAATAATACAccttaaattaaatgaatggtttaaaatatctgatgtgttaaatgtggttttattttagGTAAAGTCTTTGGTGCTTGGAAGTGGAATGTTGGGATTTCAGTTTCAGCATGTCTTATTGCTGTTGGATTGATCATAACTGCATTTGTTTGTTACAAGAAAGGTAAAATTgaattaactttatttaataacaCCACAACATTAAGATTTACTGCAGATTATAAAACAGCCATTTTAGACTTAACATAATTAATTGCGATAGAACTTTTTACactgtacataaatatacaatggatataaaaagacTTTCATTCTCattgtaaaaattgtaaaagtttaaaaattaagtaaaaacaaatagaaaaacttaaatacataataaaaatgtaagttacaAGAACCAATTTGcatatgttttaaaaatggggttgtgcctgtcttcaaaataaaccaattaccttcaatctcattttaaaaagtaattatcatACAGCTGCCATCAATTACATTATTCTGAGTCAATTATTGATTcaaaataaagatcagctggatttttttcacatcactaagaacaggatttaaaaaaaataaaataacgaaaggaattctttaatttaataattattttattaataatttgatttacatttacatttacagcatgtgacagacgcccttatccagagcgacgtacataagtgcttaaatctctaacactgaatacattaatgctggttcactaggttacatacttaagataccatgagtttaaaacatttgttcaaagttacaatgaaaaagtgtcaaaggttttatttatttattttttttttaatgcaaaagataaggaaagaagtgctagttgaagtgtttcctgaataagtaggtcttcaatcaccacttgaaaatagccagtgactgtccagacctctaggggaagttcattccaccaccttggtgccagaacagagaagagtcttgtactATACTTGACCAGATgctggatctattgatgatagtggaaatgaagggcaagaggtcttgcgagacggtctggagcatagtggtaggattgcaggactggatgagttgtaaaatctcttctgctgccacagttgagaaatgtgacaacgaaggtgtaggagaatgcatactctgagatgtaagtgcagtcggggctgaagtgaaggtccggcagatttcatCAATCtcctcctggtagaaagaagcaaagtcttctgcagttaGGGAGGatgaaggtggagccggggggttgagcagagaagagatgatgttgtggaatttccgagggtcatgtgaggaagcttcaagcttttccttgtagaaggaagtcatggcagaagtcacatctgaggagaacttgacaagaagtgttcggtaaaaatcaagatctgcatcaagtctCTGAGTGTTgattctttctctctgatgatgttagctctctttgattgttgcgcagcacatctgaaagccaaggaacagaacaagaagttttcttgggtttagtgaacatagggcagaggaagtcaaTAGTTGagaaaagagatgagaggaaagtatgtgtggctgagtccaagggaagtgaggaaaaagattcaggatcaggaagggaaaaaagagtgccagaagctacagatgaaggggagacagagtgaaggttgtggCGGGTAAgagtggggggggtgggggtgtgagaGGTAGTCTTAGGTAGgatgagtcgagaagagacaggaaggAAGaggaatgtagcttgtcagaggggaggttgaagtcaccaagcaccgtCAGGGGGGGAGCTAtcagaagggaaagcactaagcagtgatcaTTTTGATCATTAACATAATGACATAATTAACATAGTGAGTCAATTTTGTCTGGCAGTCATATGGGCTTCATAAAATCAGTAAGAATGCTCCATAATAGATATATACCACAGTGTAGGGCAAAAATGTGTTCATCTGCCTTCTGTGATGACGTGATGATTCAGTGGCAGGAcgtgatggttcagtggttaaggcttcgggttactgatcagaaggtcaggggtttAAGCCTACAATCTGCTGAGACATCATCGTTGGACCATTTAGCAAggcctgtgctctgaccccaggcttaTAATAATCTGGCATATGCAAccatttaaagcatttcactgcatgtcgtactccgGGGTGGCTATGCTGTGTCGCCTTTGGAATGGGAGAGGTCTTTGGCCAATGACTATTCTGTTTGCTGGCGTTTCCTGGATCTATCATATGAGTTGAGTGCTCCCCTGGTCCCAGCTATGGTGACCAGTGTTGTATATGGTTCTCCCCGTATTTACCATCAAGCAGTGTGCTTCAGCCATCTTCACACTTTTCCTCGGGCGCAGCAGTCGGAGGAGCAGATGGATAATCCACTTCGATTGAGATTGGGTCTGCTTAATTCAAGATCGGTAGTAAATACgacttttattataaatgacttTTTTACTGCGTTTGAGTTGGATTGCTTATTTATTACTGAAACCTGGCTTACTGTCTGGGATTTAAGCCCTCTTGCTGAACTTTTAACTTCaaagtgtttgtttgtaaattcGCCTCGCTTAACCGGCAGTGGTGCCggatattttctatttttaaagacaaattTTCTCATCACCAAATAGTAGAATATGATTACAGAATTTTTGAATTGCAGCTATTTACACTTGAAATGTCCAATAAAAAGTCCATtattgagccaccactgctcctgagccaccactgctcctgagccaccactgctcctgagccaccactgctcctgagccaccactgctcctgagccaccactgctcctgagccaccactgctcctgagccaccactgctcctgagccaccactgctcctgagccaccactgctcctgagccaccactgctccaCTGCTACATGTGTGTTGCACTGTAGACTCTTTAGCCAAAGAGTTTATTATGTTGATAATGCCTTTGACCTAGATCATCATATAAATGTACCCACCCATCAAGATCAACACACTCTTGATCTTGTGTtatcatctttctttctctttatgatCTGGAGATAGTGGATAATGGGTTTTCTGATcataaatgtgttgttttctATTCCTGCATTATCAAACTCCTGGCAAGTTAAAAGGCAGGTCCGTAAATCACGATTAATCAATTCTACTACTAGTACAGTTTTCTTATCAGCTTTTTGTGAAATTATGCAAGATATGGATGCAAACCAGTATGAATTAAGTGCAGATCAGTTGTTGTTAGAGTTCAGTTCTACATGTGGGAATGTAAACACAGTTACAAAGATCTTAAAATGTAATCCAAGATCTGAGCCATGGATTGATGACAACATCGGCTCCTTGAGGCAGTTCTGCAGAAGAGCAGAGCGTAGATGGAAGAAAGATAAGCTTCATGTGTCTTTTGAAATATTAACGGAGTCATTGTGTCACCAAAGACTCTGTGTGAtgattttcttacattttttgtcAATGGGATTAGTGACATCAGATCAGGAATATCTTGTCCTTCTGCTGACTCTTCTATCTCTGTGGCTTGTATGACAGAGTTCAAGCAATTTGAAcctatttctctttctcatctaCAAGAAATAGTGAGTCAATTAAAGCCGTCGGGCTCCACTATGGATGCCATCCCCTCATTTCTTTTGAAACAAGTATTTGATGCAGTGGGACTGTATCTTTTAGATATTATAAATCGATGTCTGGAAACTTGCATAGTACCGGATGTGCTAAAACATGCTATAGTTTGGCCATTGTTAAAGAAACCAAACTTGGACATAAATGTTTTGGCTAATTTTTGACCTGTTTTTAATTTGACTATTATTTCAAAGATTTTAGAGAAGACAGTGTAGCAACAATTTCAGAGTTTTcttgataaaaataaagtatttgaGTTTTTCCTTCAGGTTTTCAAAAATACCATTCGACAGAGACTGCACTCCTGAAGGTTCCTAACGATGTGTTAATAGCTGCTGATTCTGGGGTTTATACCATACTTGTACTACTAGATCTGAGTGCGGCTGTCGATACGATAGATTATTGCATTCTTCTTGTTCGCTTGGAGCGTTGTGCTGGTATTAAAGGAGCTGCCCTTGAATGGTTTAAATCTTATCTGTCAAATAGAAAGTTCAGTGTTAATATTTGGGAATATACGTCAGAGGCTGCTGTTCTATCttgtggtgttcctcagggatCTATTTTAGCTCCCAttctttttacattatatatgcTCCCATAAGGGTCTATTTTCAGGAAACATTGGCTGTCGTTCCATTGCTATGCGGTCAACACTCAAGCTTATTTACCCCTAAAACCTAATCTTGATGGGCAGGAAACATTTAGGGCCTGCTTATCTTATGTGAAAGCTTGGTTACCTTAAAATTTTCtccattttaatgaaaataaaactgaaataatagtTTTTGGTTCAGTTAACTCTCCCAGTCAAATAACACTTGTAATGCAACATGTAATTTAACTATTTCTGCAAAGCCTTGGGTAAAGAACTTGGGCTTTGTTTTTGATGATGGCTTAAAATTGGATAAGCAGATAAGTTCAGTGGTCAAATGCTGCTTTTTCCAGCTTTGTCTTTTAGCTAAAGTTAAACctgtttgatgatgatgatgatgatgtgtagttgtgctaataaaacagaaatagaaagaaaattgACATTAAATtgacattgacatgtgacaaaaaaaaataatttgatttgatttgaggtTTATTAATGATATCTACTTCTTACAAGATCATGGAACTGAATGGTCAGTACATTTGTACAGATTTTTAATGGATCTCTAGTCTAATACAGATTTTTATCTATGAGGCACACATGCCTGactaatgaataattttaatgccATTAAGTAATATTTTATGAGATTGTTCCTACAGGACCAGTTGGTGTTTTTCTGACAGATAGTGAAATTATCTTAATGAATGTTAatctatttacttatttgctattttaattaaaggcaaattaaattttgttttaagaTATGAAACTGTTAAATGCGACATGCAAAAGGGCTCAGGGCAAATACTTCCCCTGTATGTAAGTTAGtggattacattattttgtactGCTGCTTTTAATGCTGAGATTTCACCAGGAGAGACTGTGGTTATAAGAAATCTGATGGTGAATGAGCTACACCTTTACCTTTACTGCTGAGCTACATCTACATCATAGGCAGCTGCAATATTTTTCCTCCTTAAAAATAGGTTTAGTTGAGTGTAAACACTGACTACAGTTTACTAGTATAATTTTAGTTGATACcttacatttgatatttttaattattttgattaaaatgattaactATGTGAGCtagcattttatacatttgtttatttggtttaaattatttcaaacaaatttgtttaaataaatgtgtttaatcaaatctggtttatctTCAGagatgaagaaggagaaggagtaCAAAGGTGAGAAAAAATTTATGTGCTTTTAAGAGCATATTGAATTATAGATAGAACATGTGTATGAAGCAATCAACAGTCTCCAACCtccaacagacagacaattaaaatgtgttaaatagtgAGACGTGTCTTCAGTTATGTGTTCACACTAAATAAATGTCATCACAAAGGTATCTGGGAAGTTTCTTAGGTTGTTTATGCTGCTGTAGTGATGTAGGTTTCAcacaaaaagtgtttaaaatgggTTTAAGACAATGTTAACTGTTTactgaaattattttaataagttGACTGATCTAAGATATCTGAGATGAGAAtttttacaaactaaaaaaTTTTGACACTTGGAGAATATAgaatgtaatgaatataaatttgtttaaaactttagttttagatcattaaaatgatttgtctGGCAGTCATATGGGCTtcataaaatcaataagaatgCCCTATAATAGATATATACCACAGTGTAGGGCAAAAATGTGTTCACCTGCCTTCTGTGAGGGTTATTAATGATATCTACTTCTTACAATACATGGAACTGAATGGTCAgtacatttgtacacatttgAATGGAGCTCTACTCTAATACAGATTTTTATCTATGAAGCACACATGCCAGACtaattaatgattttaatgtcattaagtgagaataatacatatattcacTTTAATGAGATTGTTCCTACAGGACCAGTTGGTGTTGgatcatttttttctgacagtgaatgaaattatcttttaaaatattaatttatttaattatttactattttaatttATGTCAAATACAATTTTGTTCGAACATATATAACTATTTTATGCGACATGCAAAAACAGAGGACTCAGTAACGGGGCAAATATTTCCCCTGTATGTAAGTTAGtggattacattattttgtagaatAATATAGCATGTAGGTGAGCACAATGTCTTAGTCACCACATTTCTGCTGTCAGCTCTTCAACTATATCTGACTAAtaagtgtaatattaatattttaatattgtgtgttttcagagagGCAGATACAGAGGCTGAAAGATGGTAATTATACCTGAACTTCTTAACTACTTTATAGTGTCTGAATCACTGTGTGTTGAGATCATGAGTTTCTGTCATCAGCACTGCATGttatactgctgctttaatgctgAGATTTCACCAGGAGAGACTGTGGTTATAAGAAATCTGATGGTGAATGAGCTACACCTTTACCTTTACTGCTGAGCTACATCTACATCATAGGCAGCTGCAATATTTTTCCTCCTTAAAAATAGGTTTAGTTGAGTGTAAACACTGACTACAGTTTACTAGTATAATTTTAGTTGATACCTTACATTtgctatttttaattattttgattaaaatgatgaaCTATGTGAGCtagcattttatacatttatttatgtggtttaaattatttcaaacaaatttgttttatcTTCAGTGATGAAGAACAAGGAGAACACAGGtgagaaaaatgttttgtgcttttaagAACATATTGATTAAACAAATTATAGATAGAACATGTATGAAATGATCAACAGACTCCAACCTCCAATAGACagacaattaaaatgtgttaaatagtgAGACGTGTCTTCAGTTATTTCacactaaataaatgtaatcacaaAGGTATCTGGGAAGTTTCTTAGGTTGTTTATGCTGCTGTAGTGATGTAGGTTTCAcacaaaaagtgtttaaaatgggTTTAAGACAGTGTTAACTGTTTactgaaattattataataagttgACTGATCTAAGATATCTGAGATGAGAAtttttacaaactaaaaaaTTTTGACACTTGGAGAATATAgaatgtaatgaatataaatttgtttaaaagtttagttttagatcattaaaatgatttgtctGGCAGTCATATGGGCTtcataaaatcaataagaatgCCCTATAATAGATATATACCACAGTGTAGGGCAAAAATGTGTTCACCTGCCTTCTGTGAGGTTTATTAATGATATCTACTTCTTACAAGACATGGAACTGAATGGTCAgtacatttgtacacattttGAATGGAGCTCTAGTCTAATACAGATTTTTATCTATGAAGCACACATGCCTGACtaattaatgattttaatgtaattaagatataataatacatatattcacTTTAATGAGGTTGTTCCTACAGGACCAGTTGGTTTTGgatcatttttttctgacagtgaatgaaattatcttttaaaatattaatttatttaattatttactattttaatttATGTCAAATACAATTTTGTTCGAACATATATAACTATTTTATGCGACATGCAAAAACAGAGGACTCAGTAACGGGGCAAATATTTCCCCTGTATGTAAGTTAGtggattacattattttgtagaatAATATTGCATGTAGGTGAGCACAATGTCTTAGTCACCACATTTCTGCTGTCAGCTCTTCAACTATATCTGACTAATAAgtgtaatataaaaattctaatattGTCTGTTTTCAGAGAGGCAGATACAGAGACTGAAAGATGGTAATTATACCTGAACTTCTTAACTACTTTATAGTGTCTGAATCACTGTGAGATGAGATCATGAGTTTCTGTCATCAGCACTGCATGttatactgctgctttaatgctgAGATTTCACCAGGAGAGACTGTGGTTATAAGAAATCTGATGGTGAATGAGCTACACCTTTACCTTTACTGCTGAGCTACATCTACATCATAGGCAGCAGCAATATTTTTCCTCCTTAAAAATAGGTTTAGTTGAGTGTAAACACTGACTACAGTTTACTAGTATAATTTTAGTTGATACcttacatttgatatttttaattattttgattaaaatgattaactATGTGAGCtagcattttatacatttgtttatgtggtttaaattatttcaaacaaatttgttttaataaatgtgtttaatcaaATCTGTTTTATCTTCAGTGATGAAGACTGAGAAGGAGAACACAGGTTAGGAAGATTTTATGTGCTTTAAAGAACATATTGATTACAAATTATAGATAGAACATGTATGAAATG
Encoded proteins:
- the LOC113656999 gene encoding LOW QUALITY PROTEIN: butyrophilin subfamily 2 member A2-like (The sequence of the model RefSeq protein was modified relative to this genomic sequence to represent the inferred CDS: deleted 2 bases in 1 codon; substituted 1 base at 1 genomic stop codon); this translates as MLWCVTLILVSFIESRSESLQVIGPEEPLVAVAGEALVLPCFTKPNTSAVDMTVKWFKLDVKDSLVHLYRDHEDRNEGQAQSYRGRTSLYKEELQKGNTSLKLSDLRVSDRRIXVNEGEYECLVQDKSLYDDITVKVIVEAQGSHPVIMMESYDNSGGINLVCESRGWKPEPVVLWLDREGVTLTAEDTQIHRDTEGFNVKSRISVYDYSDSNRFYCRLQQQHHMMETEIIINSKVFGAWKWNVGISVSACLIAVGLIITAFVCYKKEMKKEKEYKERQIQRLKDVMKNKENTERQIQRLKDELQRLSVEYELLKKKKYAVDVTLDPDTANPELILSADGKEVTCGDRWQDLPDTPQRFNYYPCVLGNQSFSTGRFYYEVQVRGKTHWTLGVVRENINRKRWITPKPQDGFWTVGLWNENQYEACADPDVPLTLREKVEVVGVFVDYEEGLVSFYDVKSRSHIYSFTGQSFTEKLYPYFCPCDNDGGKNSAPLIISPVFNTE